A window of Nocardioidaceae bacterium genomic DNA:
GAACCCGATGCCGAGCACGAACAGGCCGAGCAGCGCGATGATCACCGTGAAGGCGGCGAAGAGCACCGCGCGTCCGGCGGTGGAGACCGCCTCGAGCACGGCGTCGCGCGGCTCGGCGCCGTCGTGGCGCGCGCGGCGGTAGCGGTTGACCACGAAGAGCCCGTAGTCGATGCCGACGCCCAGACCGATCATCGTGGCAAGCGTCGGTCCGAAGGTGGCGATCGTGAAGACGTTGGCGAGGATCGTCACCGCACCCAGACCGCCGGCGAGTCCCAGGGCGGCGGTGAGGATCGGCAGACCGGCGGCCACCACGGACCCGAAGGCGATGAGCAGCACGATCGCAGCGACGGTCAGGCCGACGATCTCGCCGGTCGCGGGCGGCTCGGTCGTGGCGGCCTGCAGGATCTGGCCGGCCAGGCCCAGGTCGCCCGTCGGGATGTCGGCGCGTGCCTGCTCGGCGAGGTCGACGATCTCGCGGACCGAGGCGACGTCGACGTCCTGCATCTCACCGTCGAAGACGATCCGCCCCTGGGCGATCGAGCCGTCCTCGCTGACCAGGCCCTGCTGCGCCGCCTGCCGTGCCGGGAGGTCGATCGGCGAGACGACCTGGGCGACGCCGTCGACGTCGGAGGCCTCGGAGAGCAGCGTGCTCACCGCCTCGCGTACGGGCGCCTCGTTGCGGTAGACCACCTGCACCACGGCCTGGCTGGTGGCGCCCCCGAAGTCCTCGGCCAGGATGTTCTGGGCCGTGGAGGACTCGGTGTCGGGGAGGGTGAAGGAGTCGTCGTAGGAGCCGCCGCCGACGAGGGCGCCGATGCCGAGGGCGACCAGGGCGACCACCCAGACGAGGATGGCGACGAGCGGTCGACGGACGGCGTGGCGGAACACGGAGGTCATAGGGCGTCTCCAGGCTGAGGTGGATCGGGGCGAGGTCCGAGTGAGGTTTGAGAGAAACGGGGGCGCCCAGCATCATGTGTGGGACACATGCATTATGTGTGTGCTGCACACGGGTTTCAAACGCGACGACGTCAAGTGAGAGGAGGGCCACGTGACCGGGTCCGAGCCACGCGGCGTCGACTCCGCGGTGCCGAGCTCGCCTCGTCTCGCCGACGCGGTCGTACGCCTCGACGCGGCCTTCCTCCGGCTGCGTCGATGGATGAGCAATCCGCCGTCGCCGCAGCGGCTCGAGGCCCTCACGAGCACCCTCGGCGACAGCGACGTCGTCGAGGCGGACCCGGCGAAGATCGCGGCCTGCGAGGCGGTGGCCTCCCTGCGCGAGGACGGTCCGGTGATGGTGGGGCAGGTCGCCGCGCACCTCTCGCTCGAACGCTCCACCGCGTCCCGGCTGCTCGGGGACTGTGAGCGTCTGGGTCTCGTCTCCCGCGAGCACGACCCCACGGACCGGCGTCGCGTGCTGCTCGAGCTCACCGACGAGGGCGAACGCGTGGCCGAGCAGACGACGGGCATCCGCCGTCGCCTCATGGCCCGTCTGGTGGCCGACTGGGACGAGGCCGACCTCGATCGCTTCATCGACCAGTTCGACGAGCTCTCCGACCGCATCGGCCACGTCATCGGCGAGGTCGTCGCAGGCCGCGTCCCGGCCGAGCTGGTCGAGGCCCTCGCGACGCCCTCAGGCGACGGGCCCACGCGCGAGACGACCGCGGCTCACGGAGCGGCGGACGCCTCCGGCGCGTCGTCGGTCACGACGTAGTTCTCCCACTCCAGGCTGCCGGGGTCGGTGATCCAGTGCTTGTCCTGGCGGGCGTGGCAGCAGACGGTCCCGTCCTCGCGGCGCAGGACGTGGCCCGACGCCTCCAGTCGGCGCGCCTCCGCCTCGACGGCCTCGGTCGACGAGCGCTCGACCCCGAGGTGGTCGAGGCCGCCGGCTCGTGACGGGTCCTCGAGGAGGGCGAGCTTCAGCGGCGGCCGGGTGATCGAGAAGTTCGCGTAGCCCGGACGCACCTTGTGCGGCTCGGTGGCGAAGAGGTCGCGGTAGAAGGCGATGGCCTCGGTCAGGTCGGGGACGTGCAGCGCCAGCTGCACCCGGTCGAGGGGCGGCGTGCTCATGAGGCTCCTGTCATAGATGGATGTGAATGACACGATGCCAGCAGGGGCTTCGTCGGCGCAAGTCATCGAACGCTGTCGATGACGGCGTGGGAGGATCGCGCCATGAGCCCGAAGCCGCTCCCGGACCTGCCGGCGCCGGTCCCCGCACGCCAGTGCTGTGCCCCCCTGGGCCAGGCGCCCCTGACCTCCTCGGAAGCGGACGAGCTGGCGTGGCGGCTGAAGGCCCTGGCGGACGGGAACCGTCTGCGGCTCCTGTCGCTGCTGCTGTCCGGCGACGGGCCCGGCCTGCGTACGCGTGACCTCGTCGACCCTCTCGGTCTCACCCAGCCGACCGTCACCCACCATCTGCGGCAGCTGGTCGCAGCAGGTCTCGTGACCGCCGAGCGACGGAGCTCCGAGTCCTGGTACGCCGCTGACCGGGGGACTCTGCAGGACCTGGGCTCGCTGCTGCTGCCCGACGCCGCGGGGGCGGCTCCGGAGAGCGAGCACGACGACCTGCGAGCATGAGGCCGTGATTGCTGCCGCCGGTCCTGGGCGCCCCGGCCGTCCCGGCCGCACGGCCGCGTCCGCTGCCCTCGGCACGCTCGCACTGCTCCTGGCCTCGTGCACCGGAGCGCCGGACCCGTCGACCTCGCGCGCGGACACCGCGCCGGGCGTACGCCCGACAGCGTCGCTGAGCCCGGGCGACGGCGTCGTCCGCGAGGAGCCGATCCAGGCGTGCGACGTGCTCACGGCCGAGCGGGCAGAGCAGGTGCTCGGGTCCGTCGCCGACCTCCCCACCGCCGCCACGACGGGCACCGCCGGGCCCGACCTCGCGGTGACGAGCTGCAGCTACCTCTCCGTCGACCGCGACGAGGACGGCGCGCGCAACGCCGTGGGGCTCGTCGTACGCACCGCGCTGT
This region includes:
- a CDS encoding metalloregulator ArsR/SmtB family transcription factor translates to MSPKPLPDLPAPVPARQCCAPLGQAPLTSSEADELAWRLKALADGNRLRLLSLLLSGDGPGLRTRDLVDPLGLTQPTVTHHLRQLVAAGLVTAERRSSESWYAADRGTLQDLGSLLLPDAAGAAPESEHDDLRA
- a CDS encoding MarR family winged helix-turn-helix transcriptional regulator, whose protein sequence is MTGSEPRGVDSAVPSSPRLADAVVRLDAAFLRLRRWMSNPPSPQRLEALTSTLGDSDVVEADPAKIAACEAVASLREDGPVMVGQVAAHLSLERSTASRLLGDCERLGLVSREHDPTDRRRVLLELTDEGERVAEQTTGIRRRLMARLVADWDEADLDRFIDQFDELSDRIGHVIGEVVAGRVPAELVEALATPSGDGPTRETTAAHGAADASGASSVTT
- a CDS encoding VOC family protein, with the protein product MSTPPLDRVQLALHVPDLTEAIAFYRDLFATEPHKVRPGYANFSITRPPLKLALLEDPSRAGGLDHLGVERSSTEAVEAEARRLEASGHVLRREDGTVCCHARQDKHWITDPGSLEWENYVVTDDAPEASAAP